The following coding sequences lie in one Zingiber officinale cultivar Zhangliang chromosome 2B, Zo_v1.1, whole genome shotgun sequence genomic window:
- the LOC122046154 gene encoding uncharacterized protein LOC122046154: MNIFRRGGRKRSSHGHAAPSSAPTPIPDQPVRLSNSPSPVQPGPSHLSTPVQAGPSHSPSRVHAGPSHSPSPIHAGPSHSPSPVPSPQNLADPVPTRYSFSETQDVRIFIVPSGDSFENSVRVVHEINQIVNNHWMGDSMSYSSTPSSMKELWWSEFKTKDMGKEPSFIETFTKTFTKKDKSWSGARAKAIKDKYDELEIAHRSSCASEETESSVGNNLDLWLEASGGQKGGRILGMGSLSKNHRVSRKSFSTPTAVTTQINSLTEEVSHLKGIILERDEERRVRDAEMRALRQQQNLIMKHLQLSSAPSDFGDDGDDGGDGDDGGDGSS, from the exons ATG AACATCTTTAGACGGGGGGGACGTAAACGAAGTTCACATGGCCATGCAGCACCTAGCAGTGCACCTACGCCTATCCCTGATCAGCCTGTACGACTATCAAATTCACCTTCGCCAGTACAGCCAGGACCATCACATCTCTCTACGCCAGTTCAAGCAGGACCATCACATTCCCCTTCGCGAGTACATGCAGGACCTTCACATTCGCCGTCGCCAATACATGCAGGACCATCACATTCTCCTTCGCCAGTACCTTCACCGCAAAATTTGGCAGATCCGGTTCCTACCAGATACTCATTTTCTGAGACCCAAGATGTTCGAATATTTATTGTCCCCTCCGGAGATTC GTTCGAAAATTCGGTACGTGTTGTTCACGAAATTAATCAAATCGTGAATAATCATTGGATGGGGGATTCTATGTCTTATTCAAGCACTCCATCATCAATGAAAGAGTTATGGTGGAGCGAGTTTAAG ACCAAAGATATGGGGAAAGAACCTTCATTCATTGAAACTTTCACCAAAACTTTTACAAAAAAGGATAAGTCTTGGAGTGGGGCTAGAGCAAAAGCAATAAAG GACAAATACGATGAGCTCGAGATAGCACATAGAAGTTCATGTGCTAGTGAGGAAACTGAGTCATCTGTTGGTAATAATTTGGATTTATGGTTGGAGGCTAGTGGAGGACAgaaagggggaaggatattgggaATGGGTTCTTTAAGCAAAAATCATAGAGTTTCCCGTAAATCCTTTTCCACCCCAACAGCAGTCACGACTCAGATCAATTCCTTGACTGAAGAGGTTTCACATTTAAAGGGCATAATATTAGAAAGAGATGAAGAAAGAAGAGTTAGAGATGCAGAAATGAGAGCTCTCCGTCAACaacaaaatttaattatgaaacaTCTTCAGTTAAGTTCCGCTCCTTCTGATTTTGGTGACGATGGCGACGATGGTGGTGATGGCGACGATGGTGGCGATGGATCTTCTT GA